The following coding sequences lie in one Halogeometricum rufum genomic window:
- a CDS encoding FtsZ/tubulin family protein — translation MSRSDTFTRWAVVSSGEGGGRVTADFFARTENPGIDDRMILLNTNRADIRNTIEGSNVPETLAEKAVMFGSKRGVGNSFVDGRQCAQEDIDDIVSQIENDAGNADAFLYLTTLGGGTGNGSIPYLVNQFGDPTDIDDQRAWMRDGVHITFGIWPYYNEAIQQQFNAVCGLSRLLCREDNSQNADMVLLAANSHIEGDDTVGGSGEYELVNERIVEAVDLLISAGRETQRVIDVEDYVAQPSNISGYHFTPAVTTDENYQIRSLEHMFDRASEATYVPMDVETCRAAYAIVRAPEHLVGDELTTNDVKQAFDSWKRKHGLTGTVGMETLTPKRATGNGVDVLLLLGGFDLNPLVDHAWDQYESHRENLAAGRRLGNERIPKGELDTIEENLRQYMKVNE, via the coding sequence ATGTCCCGCTCAGACACCTTCACCCGGTGGGCCGTCGTCTCGTCCGGCGAGGGCGGCGGCCGCGTGACGGCCGACTTCTTCGCGCGGACCGAGAACCCCGGCATCGACGACCGGATGATACTGCTGAACACGAACCGCGCGGACATCCGTAACACCATCGAGGGGTCGAACGTGCCCGAGACGCTGGCGGAGAAGGCGGTCATGTTCGGCTCCAAGCGCGGCGTCGGCAACTCGTTCGTCGACGGGCGGCAGTGCGCTCAGGAGGACATCGACGACATCGTCAGCCAGATAGAGAACGACGCCGGCAACGCCGACGCCTTCCTCTACCTGACGACGCTCGGCGGCGGGACGGGGAACGGGTCCATTCCGTACCTCGTCAACCAGTTCGGCGACCCGACCGACATCGACGACCAGCGAGCGTGGATGCGCGACGGCGTCCACATCACGTTCGGTATCTGGCCGTACTACAACGAGGCGATACAGCAGCAGTTCAACGCCGTCTGCGGGCTCTCTCGGCTCCTCTGTCGGGAGGACAACTCACAGAACGCGGACATGGTGCTCTTGGCGGCGAACTCCCACATCGAGGGCGACGACACCGTCGGCGGGAGCGGCGAGTACGAACTGGTGAACGAGCGAATCGTGGAGGCGGTCGACCTGCTCATCAGCGCCGGTCGGGAGACCCAACGCGTCATCGACGTGGAGGACTACGTCGCCCAGCCCTCGAACATCAGCGGCTACCACTTCACGCCCGCCGTCACCACCGACGAGAACTACCAGATTCGGTCGCTCGAACACATGTTCGACAGAGCGTCCGAGGCGACGTACGTTCCGATGGACGTCGAGACGTGCCGGGCCGCCTACGCCATCGTCCGCGCACCGGAGCACCTCGTCGGGGACGAACTCACGACGAACGACGTGAAGCAGGCGTTCGACTCCTGGAAGCGAAAGCACGGGCTCACCGGCACCGTCGGCATGGAGACGCTCACCCCGAAACGGGCGACGGGGAACGGCGTCGACGTCCTCCTGTTGCTCGGCGGCTTCGACCTGAACCCGCTCGTCGACCACGCGTGGGACCAGTACGAGAGCCACCGGGAGAACCTCGCTGCAGGGCGTCGTCTCGGAAACGAACGCATCCCGAAGGGGGAACTCGACACGATAGAAGAGAACCTTCGGCAGTACATGAAGGTCAACGAGTAA